A window of Campylobacter ureolyticus contains these coding sequences:
- a CDS encoding YadA-like family protein encodes MNKAYRHVYKDGIGWVAIAENGSCVSSSKGSGTVSSKTKVEVLKNFFDLRNSVVLNSGFLLKGLFAATLFCGVVVGDLKAAPSEQEIANIQNNGTAVYTHNNGDRMEKVVNPDGSIGFKGKFDVSILDRAINGVVEIGGKYYVVPTGTLNKVMSPEELKENPVLFEVVKDSSRPTGYRGLTFEELKNQGKKVGSTLGTGDRELVIYDEDTKRWYVGNQANGEKLYPAVWTTDPDRKIRYVKWSEIRKKKGEPIMDTVTGLYTTSGSGANEVDNLGIKPGDDIFSNSPERLSLVGKDGKTAPQTYTADDQQVKDGKRKVGENKDGKIRLGNVARAELDDEAVNLGQLNERLQNVKADKVPYVSINSSIKGAGSNYDSDGAKGKNAIAIGPNAKSGNNSVAIGFGAETGGSTIIDEASYNKIKKEIESVKNKYKRAEQLGNQEKMAEFGKRRDELEELLKTYDKRYEHNGKLITEADFDKLSAAEKEQATIKYISNTMYENSVAIGHDAQALANDAVAIGNGAKVIVDGSKKIVAGGGVAIGQDSVSNAREDKDLKGYKPKAFSIDETSNAFENSKSAWTATNQPFAVGNDEKITRQITGVAAGTKDTDAVNVAQLKQVGFFIQGDIGGKGRIQNEDKYDNDTLNIKTDDNWKNDRTNIVYTGKNLETKSIAADGTNDPATKKPYTSKIKIAMTDTPRFKSITIADDDTMNNKDDNSPIELKKFDDNIGFAGENNSAIKLTNLADGEIKAGSTDAINGGQLQKIINDGLKFVANSGEHTAELGSTVSVKGAGTDWSNFDNGENIMTNIDGNNIVVGLSKELKNITSITNNNKTYTFGDTTLGDTSVITNKDLTDKGYVTANTQKTTSVSTDANSGIKVVDKTTGNNTDYKLSLDKDKVKEIAGTTNLTADLAGKANVNADNLSNDNVTSWQNKLGINEKADKSEITNLTTNINNKADKSDLTNLAKTDLTNITDGGKTTIKNLAKGSVEVVGDGDIVNVGKTTANDKDTYKVSVDASKLANNTAFSDNFAKKDASNITDNKADWQKALGLGEYVKSVTGDKFINVNSDDKQNPKLSLDTEKLASDKTFVTNIAGNNDFTKKLGDTFVTNTSLEAGYTKLDGSNLFEDINANKLNPNFNKDTWKKALGVSDGDIKTLAQDSVNVKAKDGSKVTVTDKTENGVKTFEVGVDLTGLNGTTYKFTAGDNLSVTDDGNGNVKYSLDKELKNITSITNNNKTYTFGDTTLGDTSVITNKDLTDKGYVTANTQKTTSVSTDANSGIKVVDKTTGNNTDYKLSLDKDKVKEIAGTTNLTADLAGKANVNADNLSNDNVTSWQNKLGINEKADKSEITNLTTNINNKADKSDLTNLAKTDLTNITDGGKTTIKNLAKGSVEVVGDGDIVNVGKTTANDKDTYKVSVDASKLANNTAFSDNFAKKDASNITDNKADWQKALGLGEYVKSVTGDKFINVNSDDKQNPKLSLDTEKLASDKTFVTNIAGNNDFTKKLGDTFVTNTSLEAGYTKLDGSNLFEDINANKLNPNFNKDTWKKALGVSDGDIKTLAQDSVNVKAKDGSKVTVTDKTENGVKTFEVGVDLTGLNGTTYKFTAGDNLSVTDDGNGNVKYSLDKELKNITSITNNNKTYTFGDTTLGDTSVITNKDLTDKGYVTANTQKTTSVSTDANSGIKVVDKTTGNNTDYKLSLDKDKVKEIAGTTNLTADLAGKANVNADNLSNDNVTSWQNKLGINEKADKSEITNLTTNINNKADKSDLTNLAKTDLTNITDGGKTTIKNLAKGSVEVVGDGDIVNVGKTTANDKDTYKVSVDASKLANNTAFSDNFAKKDASNITDNKADWQKALGLGEYVKSVTGDKFINVNSDDKQNPKLSLDTEKLASDKTFVTNIAGNNDFTKKLGDTFVTNTSLEAGYTKLDGSNLFEDINANKLNPNFNKDTWKKALGVSDGDIKTLAQDSVNVKAKDGSKVTVTDKTENGVKTFEVGVDLTGLNGTTYKFTAGDNLSVTDDGNGNVKYSLDKELKNITSITNNNKTYTFGDTTLGDTSVITNKDLTDKGYVTANTQKTTSVSTDANSGIKVVDKTTGNNTDYKLSLDKDKVKEIAGTTNLTADLAGKANVNADNLSNDNVTSWQNKLGINEKADKSEITNLTTNINNKADKSDLTNLAKTDLTNITDGGKTTIKNLAKGSVEVVGDGDIVNVGKTTANDKDTYKVSVDASKLANNTAFSDNFAKKDASNITDNKADWQKALGLGEYVKSVTGDKFINVNSDDKQNPKLSLDTEKLASDKTFVTNIAGNNDFTKKLGDTFVTNTSLEAGYTKLDGSNLFEDINANKLNPNFNKDTWKKALGVSDGDIKTLAQDSVNVKAKDGSKVTVTDKTENGVKTFEVGVDLTGLNGTTYKFTAGDNLSVTDDGNGNVKYSLDKELKNITSITNNNKTYTFGDTTLGDTSVITNKDLTDKGYVTANTQKTTSVSTDANSGIKVVDKTTGNNTDYKLSLDKDKVKEIAGTTNLTADLAGKANVNADNLSNDNVTSWQNKLGINEKADKSEITNLTTNINNKADKSDLTNLAKTDLTNITDGGKTTIKNLAKGSVEVVGDGDIVNVGKTTANDKDTYKVSVDASKLANNTAFSDNFAKKDASNITDNKADWQKALGLGEYVKSVTGDKFINVNSDDKQNPKLSLDTEKLASDKTFVTNIAGNNDFTKKLGDTFVTNTSLEAGYTKLDGSNLFEDINANKLNPNFNKDTWKKALGVSDGDIKTLAQDSVNVKAKDGSKVTVTDKTENGVKTFEVGVDLTGLNGTTYKFTAGDNLSVTDDGNGNVKYSLDKELKNITSITNNNKTYTFGDTTLGDTSVITNKDLTDKGYVTANTQKTTSVSTDANSGIKVVDKTTGNNTDYKLSLDKDKVKEIAGTTNLTADLAGKANVNADNLSNDNVTSWQNKLGINEKADKSEITNLTTKIDSGNFISLSVSANGGAKDEIKANENIDFTATDGIKVAYDKNVNKFTFSADINSIAGNNVFSNKYAMLDGSNLKAAQGFKKDVWREALGLTDANIANIFEEGKDISITKNSNNNKYTIAYKGTGTGGIGKDQVRDIIREYIGGNNIGSSTGSTDNIVTHDVKKQQTTNNKNIIAAINKINQEGIGFVHVNGGKIEPEANGKSRNDSSAEGENAIAIGPRSKAIGNNSIAIGVGNVVKGENSGAIGDPSFIESDGSYSVGNDNTVYTGANGSFILGNHVTIEKDAKQALGLGEKTKVSVAGGVALGSYSQANRKALSDAEKQEVYLAKNTDVANTVKNTKGAISVGKSGEDGFTRQITNVAAGTKDTDAVNVAQLKAVQKVVNQGSKWIAADDRKFDKNGKIVVNDAKAEAEGINSVAIGAGSNTKVVSNGKVVDRPNTVSVGGLKDGVVTQRTISNVAPGVLNSDAATMGQLRAGLNDVYGKLGEYKKRASAGTASAMAIGNMPQATIPGKGMISLGSGFYDGQSAMAIGLSKMSDSGKWVFKGSASYDSQEKAGAALSVGFHF; translated from the coding sequence ATGAACAAAGCTTATAGACATGTCTATAAAGATGGCATTGGCTGGGTAGCTATCGCTGAAAACGGCTCATGTGTGAGCTCAAGTAAAGGAAGTGGCACAGTATCCAGCAAAACTAAAGTTGAGGTTTTAAAAAACTTTTTTGATTTAAGAAATTCGGTTGTTTTAAACAGTGGCTTTTTATTAAAAGGACTATTTGCAGCAACTCTATTTTGTGGAGTGGTTGTAGGCGATCTGAAAGCTGCTCCAAGTGAACAAGAAATAGCGAATATCCAAAATAACGGCACTGCAGTTTATACTCACAATAACGGCGACAGAATGGAAAAAGTTGTAAATCCTGATGGAAGTATAGGATTTAAAGGTAAATTTGATGTATCTATTCTAGACAGGGCGATAAATGGAGTTGTAGAAATCGGCGGAAAGTATTATGTAGTGCCTACAGGAACTTTAAATAAAGTAATGTCACCTGAGGAACTAAAAGAAAATCCTGTTTTATTTGAAGTGGTAAAAGATAGCTCAAGACCTACCGGCTATAGAGGATTGACTTTTGAAGAGTTGAAGAATCAAGGTAAAAAAGTCGGTTCAACATTAGGTACCGGAGATAGAGAATTAGTCATATATGATGAAGACACAAAAAGATGGTATGTCGGAAATCAGGCAAATGGAGAAAAACTATATCCTGCTGTATGGACAACTGATCCAGATAGAAAAATACGATATGTCAAATGGAGTGAAATTAGAAAAAAGAAAGGGGAACCTATTATGGATACAGTCACAGGACTGTATACTACCAGCGGATCAGGGGCTAATGAAGTTGATAATCTTGGAATTAAACCAGGTGATGATATTTTTTCCAATTCTCCAGAGCGTCTTAGTTTGGTCGGAAAAGACGGTAAAACAGCTCCACAAACATACACTGCCGATGACCAACAAGTAAAAGACGGCAAAAGAAAAGTCGGAGAAAATAAAGACGGAAAAATTCGCCTTGGCAACGTCGCCAGAGCAGAACTTGATGATGAAGCTGTAAATTTAGGACAACTAAACGAAAGATTACAAAACGTAAAAGCGGACAAAGTCCCATATGTAAGTATAAACTCATCTATAAAAGGTGCTGGCTCAAACTATGACTCTGACGGTGCAAAAGGTAAAAATGCTATAGCTATCGGACCAAACGCCAAATCTGGCAATAACTCAGTCGCCATAGGTTTTGGTGCAGAAACTGGTGGAAGTACAATTATTGATGAAGCTTCATATAATAAAATTAAAAAAGAGATTGAGAGTGTCAAAAATAAATATAAGAGGGCAGAACAATTAGGAAATCAGGAAAAAATGGCTGAATTTGGTAAAAGGAGAGATGAATTAGAAGAGCTGCTAAAAACATATGATAAAAGATATGAACATAATGGTAAGTTAATAACAGAAGCAGACTTTGATAAGCTTAGTGCAGCTGAAAAAGAACAAGCTACAATCAAATATATATCAAATACCATGTATGAAAATTCTGTCGCTATAGGACATGATGCGCAAGCACTTGCCAATGATGCAGTAGCTATAGGAAATGGTGCTAAAGTCATTGTTGATGGTTCTAAGAAAATTGTTGCTGGTGGTGGTGTGGCTATAGGACAAGATTCAGTTTCAAATGCTAGAGAAGATAAAGATCTTAAGGGATATAAACCCAAAGCATTTAGTATAGATGAAACTAGCAATGCATTTGAAAATAGTAAATCAGCTTGGACAGCGACAAATCAACCATTTGCTGTAGGTAATGATGAAAAAATAACTCGTCAAATCACAGGTGTTGCAGCAGGTACCAAAGACACCGATGCAGTCAATGTCGCTCAACTAAAACAAGTAGGTTTTTTTATACAAGGTGATATCGGCGGAAAGGGTAGGATACAAAATGAAGATAAATACGATAATGATACTTTAAACATAAAAACTGATGACAACTGGAAGAACGACAGGACTAATATTGTTTATACCGGCAAAAATCTTGAGACAAAATCCATAGCTGCAGATGGAACTAATGATCCGGCCACAAAAAAGCCTTATACGAGTAAAATTAAAATTGCTATGACTGATACACCTAGATTCAAATCAATAACCATAGCAGACGATGACACTATGAATAATAAAGATGATAATTCTCCTATCGAGTTAAAAAAATTTGATGATAATATCGGTTTTGCCGGAGAAAATAATAGTGCTATCAAGCTTACAAATTTAGCTGATGGAGAAATCAAAGCTGGTAGCACAGACGCGATAAATGGCGGGCAGCTACAAAAGATTATAAATGATGGTCTAAAATTTGTAGCAAATTCTGGTGAACACACAGCCGAGCTTGGTTCAACTGTTTCAGTTAAGGGTGCTGGTACTGACTGGAGCAACTTCGATAATGGCGAAAACATTATGACAAATATAGATGGTAATAATATTGTTGTAGGCTTATCAAAAGAACTTAAAAACATAACTTCTATTACAAACAATAATAAAACATACACATTTGGAGATACAACTCTAGGTGATACAAGTGTTATTACAAATAAAGACCTTACTGATAAAGGTTATGTAACAGCAAATACTCAAAAAACAACATCTGTTTCAACAGATGCAAATAGTGGTATAAAAGTTGTTGATAAGACAACTGGAAATAACACTGATTATAAGCTAAGCCTTGATAAAGATAAAGTTAAAGAAATAGCTGGAACTACAAATTTAACAGCTGATTTAGCAGGTAAAGCTAATGTAAATGCTGATAATCTTTCTAATGATAATGTAACTTCTTGGCAAAATAAACTTGGCATTAATGAAAAAGCTGATAAATCAGAAATTACAAATTTAACAACCAACATAAACAACAAAGCTGATAAATCAGACCTTACAAATTTAGCTAAAACAGATTTAACAAATATCACAGATGGTGGTAAAACAACAATCAAAAATTTAGCTAAAGGCTCAGTTGAAGTTGTAGGTGATGGTGATATTGTAAATGTAGGAAAAACAACAGCAAACGATAAAGATACATACAAAGTATCTGTAGATGCTTCTAAGCTTGCAAACAATACAGCTTTCAGCGATAATTTTGCTAAAAAAGATGCTTCAAATATTACAGATAATAAAGCTGATTGGCAAAAAGCTCTAGGTTTGGGTGAATATGTAAAATCAGTAACAGGTGATAAATTTATTAATGTAAATAGTGATGATAAACAAAACCCTAAACTATCTCTTGATACAGAAAAACTTGCAAGCGATAAAACATTTGTAACAAATATCGCAGGAAATAATGACTTTACAAAAAAACTTGGTGATACATTTGTAACAAATACAAGTTTGGAAGCAGGTTATACAAAACTTGATGGAAGTAATCTATTTGAAGATATTAATGCAAACAAGTTAAATCCAAATTTCAATAAAGATACTTGGAAAAAAGCTTTAGGTGTAAGTGATGGTGACATTAAAACTTTAGCTCAAGATTCTGTAAATGTAAAAGCAAAAGATGGAAGCAAAGTTACAGTTACTGATAAAACTGAAAATGGTGTAAAAACATTTGAAGTAGGTGTTGATCTTACAGGACTTAACGGAACAACTTATAAGTTTACTGCAGGAGATAATCTAAGTGTAACTGATGATGGAAACGGAAACGTTAAATATAGTCTAGATAAAGAACTTAAAAACATAACTTCTATTACAAACAATAATAAAACATACACATTTGGAGATACAACTCTAGGTGATACAAGTGTTATTACAAATAAAGACCTTACTGATAAAGGTTATGTAACAGCAAATACTCAAAAAACAACATCTGTTTCAACAGATGCAAATAGTGGTATAAAAGTTGTTGATAAGACAACTGGAAATAACACTGATTATAAGCTAAGCCTTGATAAAGATAAAGTTAAAGAAATAGCTGGAACTACAAATTTAACAGCTGATTTAGCAGGTAAAGCTAATGTAAATGCTGATAATCTTTCTAATGATAATGTAACTTCTTGGCAAAATAAACTTGGCATTAATGAAAAAGCTGATAAATCAGAAATTACAAATTTAACAACCAACATAAACAACAAAGCTGATAAATCAGACCTTACAAATTTAGCTAAAACAGATTTAACAAATATCACAGATGGTGGTAAAACAACAATCAAAAATTTAGCTAAAGGCTCAGTTGAAGTTGTAGGTGATGGTGATATTGTAAATGTAGGAAAAACAACAGCAAACGATAAAGATACATACAAAGTATCTGTAGATGCTTCTAAGCTTGCAAACAATACAGCTTTCAGCGATAATTTTGCTAAAAAAGATGCTTCAAATATTACAGATAATAAAGCTGATTGGCAAAAAGCTCTAGGTTTGGGTGAATATGTAAAATCAGTAACAGGTGATAAATTTATTAATGTAAATAGTGATGATAAACAAAACCCTAAACTATCTCTTGATACAGAAAAACTTGCAAGCGATAAAACATTTGTAACAAATATCGCAGGAAATAATGACTTTACAAAAAAACTTGGTGATACATTTGTAACAAATACAAGTTTGGAAGCAGGTTATACAAAACTTGATGGAAGTAATCTATTTGAAGATATTAATGCAAACAAGTTAAATCCAAATTTCAATAAAGATACTTGGAAAAAAGCTTTAGGTGTAAGTGATGGTGACATTAAAACTTTAGCTCAAGATTCTGTAAATGTAAAAGCAAAAGATGGAAGCAAAGTTACAGTTACTGATAAAACTGAAAATGGTGTAAAAACATTTGAAGTAGGTGTTGATCTTACAGGACTTAACGGAACAACTTATAAGTTTACTGCAGGAGATAATCTAAGTGTAACTGATGATGGAAACGGAAACGTTAAATATAGTCTAGATAAAGAACTTAAAAACATAACTTCTATTACAAACAATAATAAAACATACACATTTGGAGATACAACTCTAGGTGATACAAGTGTTATTACAAATAAAGACCTTACTGATAAAGGTTATGTAACAGCAAATACTCAAAAAACAACATCTGTTTCAACAGATGCAAATAGTGGTATAAAAGTTGTTGATAAGACAACTGGAAATAACACTGATTATAAGCTAAGCCTTGATAAAGATAAAGTTAAAGAAATAGCTGGAACTACAAATTTAACAGCTGATTTAGCAGGTAAAGCTAATGTAAATGCTGATAATCTTTCTAATGATAATGTAACTTCTTGGCAAAATAAACTTGGCATTAATGAAAAAGCTGATAAATCAGAAATTACAAATTTAACAACCAACATAAACAACAAAGCTGATAAATCAGACCTTACAAATTTAGCTAAAACAGATTTAACAAATATCACAGATGGTGGTAAAACAACAATCAAAAATTTAGCTAAAGGCTCAGTTGAAGTTGTAGGTGATGGTGATATTGTAAATGTAGGAAAAACAACAGCAAACGATAAAGATACATACAAAGTATCTGTAGATGCTTCTAAGCTTGCAAACAATACAGCTTTCAGCGATAATTTTGCTAAAAAAGATGCTTCAAATATTACAGATAATAAAGCTGATTGGCAAAAAGCTCTAGGTTTGGGTGAATATGTAAAATCAGTAACAGGTGATAAATTTATTAATGTAAATAGTGATGATAAACAAAACCCTAAACTATCTCTTGATACAGAAAAACTTGCAAGCGATAAAACATTTGTAACAAATATCGCAGGAAATAATGACTTTACAAAAAAACTTGGTGATACATTTGTAACAAATACAAGTTTGGAAGCAGGTTATACAAAACTTGATGGAAGTAATCTATTTGAAGATATTAATGCAAACAAGTTAAATCCAAATTTCAATAAAGATACTTGGAAAAAAGCTTTAGGTGTAAGTGATGGTGACATTAAAACTTTAGCTCAAGATTCTGTAAATGTAAAAGCAAAAGATGGAAGCAAAGTTACAGTTACTGATAAAACTGAAAATGGTGTAAAAACATTTGAAGTAGGTGTTGATCTTACAGGACTTAACGGAACAACTTATAAGTTTACTGCAGGAGATAATCTAAGTGTAACTGATGATGGAAACGGAAACGTTAAATATAGTCTAGATAAAGAACTTAAAAACATAACTTCTATTACAAACAATAATAAAACATACACATTTGGAGATACAACTCTAGGTGATACAAGTGTTATTACAAATAAAGACCTTACTGATAAAGGTTATGTAACAGCAAATACTCAAAAAACAACATCTGTTTCAACAGATGCAAATAGTGGTATAAAAGTTGTTGATAAGACAACTGGAAATAACACTGATTATAAGCTAAGCCTTGATAAAGATAAAGTTAAAGAAATAGCTGGAACTACAAATTTAACAGCTGATTTAGCAGGTAAAGCTAATGTAAATGCTGATAATCTTTCTAATGATAATGTAACTTCTTGGCAAAATAAACTTGGCATTAATGAAAAAGCTGATAAATCAGAAATTACAAATTTAACAACCAACATAAACAACAAAGCTGATAAATCAGACCTTACAAATTTAGCTAAAACAGATTTAACAAATATCACAGATGGTGGTAAAACAACAATCAAAAATTTAGCTAAAGGCTCAGTTGAAGTTGTAGGTGATGGTGATATTGTAAATGTAGGAAAAACAACAGCAAACGATAAAGATACATACAAAGTATCTGTAGATGCTTCTAAGCTTGCAAACAATACAGCTTTCAGCGATAATTTTGCTAAAAAAGATGCTTCAAATATTACAGATAATAAAGCTGATTGGCAAAAAGCTCTAGGTTTGGGTGAATATGTAAAATCAGTAACAGGTGATAAATTTATTAATGTAAATAGTGATGATAAACAAAACCCTAAACTATCTCTTGATACAGAAAAACTTGCAAGCGATAAAACATTTGTAACAAATATCGCAGGAAATAATGACTTTACAAAAAAACTTGGTGATACATTTGTAACAAATACAAGTTTGGAAGCAGGTTATACAAAACTTGATGGAAGTAATCTATTTGAAGATATTAATGCAAACAAGTTAAATCCAAATTTCAATAAAGATACTTGGAAAAAAGCTTTAGGTGTAAGTGATGGTGACATTAAAACTTTAGCTCAAGATTCTGTAAATGTAAAAGCAAAAGATGGAAGCAAAGTTACAGTTACTGATAAAACTGAAAATGGTGTAAAAACATTTGAAGTAGGTGTTGATCTTACAGGACTTAACGGAACAACTTATAAGTTTACTGCAGGAGATAATCTAAGTGTAACTGATGATGGAAACGGAAACGTTAAATATAGTCTAGATAAAGAACTTAAAAACATAACTTCTATTACAAACAATAATAAAACATACACATTTGGAGATACAACTCTAGGTGATACAAGTGTTATTACAAATAAAGACCTTACTGATAAAGGTTATGTAACAGCAAATACTCAAAAAACAACATCTGTTTCAACAGATGCAAATAGTGGTATAAAAGTTGTTGATAAGACAACTGGAAATAACACTGATTATAAGCTAAGCCTTGATAAAGATAAAGTTAAAGAAATAGCTGGAACTACAAATTTAACAGCTGATTTAGCAGGTAAAGCTAATGTAAATGCTGATAATCTTTCTAATGATAATGTAACTTCTTGGCAAAATAAACTTGGCATTAATGAAAAAGCTGATAAATCAGAAATTACAAATTTAACAACCAACATAAACAACAAAGCTGATAAATCAGACCTTACAAATTTAGCTAAAACAGATTTAACAAATATCACAGATGGTGGTAAAACAACAATCAAAAATTTAGCTAAAGGCTCAGTTGAAGTTGTAGGTGATGGTGATATTGTAAATGTAGGAAAAACAACAGCAAACGATAAAGATACATACAAAGTATCTGTAGATGCTTCTAAGCTTGCAAACAATACAGCTTTCAGCGATAATTTTGCTAAAAAAGATGCTTCAAATATTACAGATAATAAAGCTGATTGGCAAAAAGCTCTAGGTTTGGGTGAATATGTAAAATCAGTAACAGGTGATAAATTTATTAATGTAAATAGTGATGATAAACAAAACCCTAAACTATCTCTTGATACAGAAAAACTTGCAAGCGATAAAACATTTGTAACAAATATCGCAGGAAATAATGACTTTACAAAAAAACTTGGTGATACATTTGTAACAAATACAAGTTTGGAAGCAGGTTATACAAAACTTGATGGAAGTAATCTATTTGAAGATATTAATGCAAACAAGTTAAATCCAAATTTCAATAAAGATACTTGGAAAAAAGCTTTAGGTGTAAGTGATGGTGACATTAAAACTTTAGCTCAAGATTCTGTAAATGTAAAAGCAAAAGATGGAAGCAAAGTTACAGTTACTGATAAAACTGAAAATGGTGTAAAAACATTTGAAGTAGGTGTTGATCTTACAGGACTTAACGGAACAACTTATAAGTTTACTGCAGGAGATAATCTAAGTGTAACTGATGATGGAAACGGAAACGTTAAATATAGTCTAGATAAAGAACTTAAAAACATAACTTCTATTACAAACAATAATAAAACATACACATTTGGAGATACAACTCTAGGTGATACAAGTGTTATTACAAATAAAGACCTTACTGATAAAGGTTATGTAACAGCAAATACTCAAAAAACAACATCTGTTTCAACAGATGCAAATAGTGGTATAAAAGTTGTTGATAAGACAACTGGAAATAACACTGATTATAAGCTAAGCCTTGATAAAGATAAAGTTAAAGAAATAGCTGGAACTACAAATTTAACAGCTGATTTAGCAGGTAAAGCTAATGTAAATGCTGATAATCTTTCTAATGATAATGTAACTTCTTGGCAAAATAAACTTGGCATTAATGAAAAAGCTGATAAATCAGAAATTACAAATTTAACAACCAAGATAGATAGCGGAAACTTTATAAGTTTAAGTGTATCTGCAAATGGTGGTGCAAAAGACGAGATAAAAGCAAACGAAAATATTGATTTTACTGCGACAGACGGTATAAAAGTGGCTTATGACAAAAATGTTAATAAATTTACATTCAGTGCTGATATCAATTCAATTGCTGGTAATAATGTTTTTTCAAATAAATATGCAATGCTTGACGGAAGCAATTTGAAAGCCGCTCAAGGCTTCAAAAAAGATGTTTGGCGAGAAGCTTTAGGTCTAACAGATGCTAACATAGCAAATATATTTGAGGAAGGAAAAGATATCTCTATAACAAAAAATAGCAATAATAATAAATACACTATCGCTTATAAAGGTACAGGCACAGGAGGTATTGGTAAAGATCAAGTTAGGGACATCATCAGAGAATATATCGGTGGTAATAATATCGGTAGTTCTACAGGTTCAACTGATAATATTGTAACTCATGATGTTAAAAAGCAACAAACAACAAACAACAAAAATATAATCGCTGCAATAAATAAAATAAATCAAGAAGGAATTGGTTTTGTGCATGTAAACGGTGGTAAGATTGAGCCTGAAGCGAATGGAAAATCAAGAAATGATTCATCCGCAGAAGGTGAAAATGCTATAGCTATCGGTCCAAGATCGAAAGCAATCGGCAACAATTCGATCGCTATCGGCGTAGGCAATGTTGTAAAAGGCGAAAACTCAGGTGCGATAGGTGACCCAAGTTTTATAGAATCGGATGGTTCTTACTCTGTTGGTAATGATAATACGGTGTATACAGGAGCCAATGGAAGCTTTATTCTTGGAAACCATGTAACTATAGAAAAAGATGCTAAACAAGCGTTAGGTCTTGGAGAAAAGACAAAAGTAAGTGTTGCTGGTGGTGTAGCTCTTGGCTCATATTCACAAGCAAACAGAAAAGCTCTCAGTGATGCTGAAAAACAAGAAGTTTATTTGGCTAAAAATACTGATGTTGCAAATACAGTAAAAAATACAAAAGGTGCGATTTCTGTTGGCAAGAGCGGAGAAGACGGTTTTACTCGCCAAATCACAAATGTTGCAGCAGGAACTAAAGACACCGATGCAGTTAATGTCGCTCAACTAAAAGCAGTTCAAAAAGTAGTGAATCAAGGTTCTAAATGGATAGCAGCAGATGATCGTAAATTTGATAAAAATGGTAAAATTGTAGTTAATGACGCTAAAGCAGAAGCAGAAGGCATAAATTCAGTCGCTATTGGTGCTGGTTCAAATACAAAAGTTGTGTCAAATGGAAAAGTAGTTGACAGACCAAACACAGTATCTGTTGGTGGACTAAAAGATGGTGTAGTAACTCAAAGAACTATAAGTAACGTTGCTCCTGGTGTTCTAAACTCAGATGCTGCTACTATGGGACAACTAAGAGCTGGATTAAACGATGTTTATGGAAAACTTGGCGAGTATAAAAAACGAGCAAGTGCAGGAACAGCCTCAGCTATGGCAATTGGCAACATGCCTCAAGCAACAATCCCAGGAAAGGGAATGATTAGCTTAGGAAGTGGCTTTTATGATGGTCAGTCAGCTATGGCGATAGGGTTATCAAAAATGAGTGATAGTGGAAAATGGGTATTTAAAGGTAGTGCAAGTTATGACTCACAAGAAAAAGCCGGAGCTGCTTTATCTGTAGGATTTCATTTTTAA
- a CDS encoding outer membrane protein assembly factor BamE — protein sequence MKKISLVVLAVAGMLFLQGCTTKLSTKVPRNGIMTKDEVTFPKPEKSIYNKALGVNLENIRKIEVGMSKDEIRKLIGVPHFSAGLAYVVEWDYLFNLKEKAGDKDMICQYKVVYDFDTYKAASLFWNTKECEDFVNKNKKNTKH from the coding sequence ATGAAAAAAATTTCGTTAGTAGTTTTAGCAGTTGCGGGGATGCTTTTCTTACAAGGTTGTACTACAAAGTTAAGCACAAAAGTACCAAGAAATGGCATAATGACAAAAGATGAAGTTACTTTTCCAAAACCAGAAAAAAGCATTTATAACAAAGCCTTGGGTGTAAATTTGGAAAATATAAGAAAAATCGAAGTTGGAATGAGCAAAGATGAGATAAGAAAACTTATCGGAGTTCCACATTTTTCAGCTGGACTTGCATATGTAGTTGAGTGGGATTATCTTTTTAATCTTAAAGAAAAAGCTGGCGATAAAGATATGATTTGCCAGTATAAAGTAGTTTATGACTTTGATACATATAAAGCAGCTAGTTTGTTTTGGAACACTAAAGAGTGTGAGGACTTCGTAAATAAAAACAAAAAAAACACAAAGCATTGA